Proteins from a genomic interval of Triplophysa dalaica isolate WHDGS20190420 chromosome 21, ASM1584641v1, whole genome shotgun sequence:
- the LOC130410539 gene encoding probable G-protein coupled receptor 25 produces MAVLEGSVSSADDYSFDDTDVAMNSTESYDYFISIDNNRLPLSYIYIPVIYFIMFFIGFSGNLFVILVMLNRRTRNGRLVDTFVLNLAFADLVFVLNLPLWAVSASHHFEWRFGEAMCKISSFIIAVNRFSNIFFLTCMSVDRYLAVVRQMDSHSLRSSYCVQITCGIVWIISFLLGIPSLIYRKIMDDQVCSEDITSSFVQGMNILTIFLTFLLPVVILALCYGSILVNLRRHFKSRAGARQRHSLKIVLIIISAFLISWLPFNVFKSFQVFFMISKGEFGEDVELVLYNGITLSCCVAFLNSCVNPAIYLFLDQHFKHRAYILCLKCLGQSDTHQSNISSNSFSNGTNESYSGNTSTRGRLFSLTQNN; encoded by the coding sequence ATGGCAGTCCTTGAGGGTTCAGTGAGCTCAGCAGACGATTACAGCTTCGATGATACTGATGTTGCAATGAACTCAACAGAAAGCTACGACTACTTTATTTCCatcgataacaaccggctgccctTGTCCTACATCTACATTCCTGTGATATACTTTATCATGTTCTTCATTGGCTTCTCTGGGAATCTCTTTGTCATTTTGGTCATGCTAAACCGCCGCACGCGTAACGGGCGTCTTGTGGACACTTTTGTACTGAACCTGGCATTCGCTGATCTTGTGTTTGTCCTGAACTTGCCGCTGTGGGCCGTCTCCGCAAGCCATCATTTTGAGTGGCGCTTTGGAGAAGCTATGTGCAAGATCAGCAGCTTCATCATCGCAGTCAATCGCTTTTCCAATATCTTCTTTCTAACGTGCATGAGCGTGGATCGCTATCTGGCTGTCGTGCGACAAATGGACTCGCATTCCCTCAGAAGCAGCTACTGTGTGCAGATCACCTGTGGCATCGTGTGGATCATTTCTTTTCTCCTGGGAATACCATCTTTGATATATCGTAAAATCATGGACGATCAGGTCTGTTCCGAGGATATAACGTCCTCTTTTGTGCAAGGAATGAACATTCTCACCATATTTCTAACGTTCCTGCTACCTGTTGTTATTCTGGCCCTTTGTTATGGATCAATTTTGGTAAACCTGCGGCGTCACTTTAAGTCTCGTGCAGGAGCCAGACAACGCCACTCCCTCAAGATCGTGTTAATTATCATTTCAGCCTTTCTGATCTCCTGGCTTCCGTTCAATGTCTTTAAGAGTTTCCAAGTTTTCTTTATGATAAGCAAGGGAGAGTTTGGTGAGGATGTTGAACTCGTCTTATATAATGGAATCACATTGTCCTGCTGCGTGGCGTTTCTCAACAGCTGTGTAAATCCAGCCATCTACTTGTTCCTGGATCAGCATTTCAAACATAGAGCTTACATACTGTGTCTGAAATGCCTGGGTCAAAGTGATACGCATCAAAGCAATATCTCCTCAAATTCTTTTTCTAATGGCACCAATGAGAGCTACTCCGGAAATACATCTACCCGCGGACGCCTTTTCTCACTTACTCAAAATAactga